In Anopheles bellator chromosome 2, idAnoBellAS_SP24_06.2, whole genome shotgun sequence, the genomic stretch GGAGCAGCTGGGCGATCCGTTTACGAAGGGCACCGGCCACCTGTACCGGTACTGTGACCGAACGAAGAAGCTGGTGGAACAGGAGCGCAACCTCTTCATCTCCAACGGTCTGGCGTGGAACCGGCAGACGAATAAGTTCTACTTCGTCGATTCGGGCGCCAACGAGATCAAGGAGTACGACATCGATTTGGAGGGCAACTTTAGTAAGTATCCGCCGTCGGTCCAGTGGAAGGTCCAGTGGTTCTAACGCCCTTCAAACCCCTCCCGCAGCCAACGGAAAAACTTGGTACGACTTCAAGGTCAATGGCAAAAGTCCGGGCTACTTCTGCGACGGCATGACGATTGATGTCGAGGGCAACCTGTACGTCGCAATGTTCGACTACTACAAAGTGCTCAAAATTTCACCAGAGTATGAAGCGTTGCGTGCGTCGCTGGGGGCGAACAGAGCTCTCTAATGTTTTGCTTGGTTCTCGCTTGGCGTTACAGGAAAAAGATCCTACAGGAAATCAAGATCCCGGCCCAGCAGGTGACATCGGTAGCGTTTGGAGGTCCAAATTTGGACGAGCTGTTCGTAACTACGGCTGCGAAGCTGGTTCGAGAGCCGCAGAAAGATCCAGCCGGAGCCCTGTTCAGAATCACCGGCCTGGGCGTGAAAGGGCTCCCGATGAATGAGGTGGTTCTGGAACTGTGAGGATGAACATGAAggtgattgattgaaataaaaaactgTCAATTCATCTGTATTTCATCCATTTTGGTTTGAaggaaaatggtgcaaaaattAGCTCCCCTTGTGTCGGGCTGCTTCTACAATCGCGCCAGCGAAGGCCATCAGCTTAAGTTTGAAGGACATTTTTACACAGACTCTGGCTTTCTGTCCTAACTGGAGAGTAGTTTAGTTTATGACTTTCTTTCATTAGTTTCATGGGCTCCGTCCCTTGACTATGGATGGTAATATTCAAGCATCGAGACGGGAGACTCATTATTCGTAGGTCAGGATTCCACTACGGGCGCAGAGGCGGATTCATCTTCGTCCTGACAGTAATGGTGCCGgtaatgaataataaaaacttcGGATGATTTATGAACAGCACCGACAAACGGAAGGCCAAAGATAGTGTTGGCGATACTCGTGATGCCATTCCCTTCACTTCCCAGTATGACTGCTAAACTAGGACACATTTTCTAATGAAGTATGTCATTGAGCACTTAGAGCTGGCGGGTAATTCGGAGATTGAAGGCTAAGATTATTAGCTAAGAGTTCAATTCTTAGGAGAATCGTATATTCGGAGGCCGAAATAGGCTGATCAAAATAATATCTTGATAGTTTcgaaaaatttgaaatgaaacataatatTTGAGGTGGATAGTTCCGGAAATCATTATTGAGTTGATAACAATAAACTTTAATGCAATGCAATTAATGGGATGCAATAAACCCAATGTTTGACCTATGAACAGTTGGCAGTTCATTATTGACCCCGAAATCACCAATTCCCACAGGTTTCTGGTCAGTAATAGATGTGTGCGGCACCTGAAAAATCTCGAACCCAGTCTTCGAATATTTAGCTTTCACCTTTTTGAAGgattgaacaaaacaaaccgcaaaATCGAGAAAGGACAAAGCCTATTCAACGAATAAATCATGCAGTACCTTTTccaacaattttccaccattttcaGTGTTTACAAAGCTTCAAAATCTTCCCTTTGTGATCgagattgaaaaatggttgaCTTTGTCGGTGGCTCACAGTGGGAGCCTATCACGGAGCCTAtgtcaactgtcaaaactTGTCcgattttttattcttttcgcagtaattttttttccctttggtTTTCGAACTCGCTTTAAGGGTTCTTTGTGGCAGCGGAAAACAACAATGGCCATGTAACTAATGCGAACAATACTTCGTTCTGTCGGGGATCCACTTCGAAAAGGTAGACACTGGTGGCGCCGGGAGCGTAAGCTGATCCATCCGGAAAAGTAGTCAAAGTAATTGGCCCCGTCGCGCGTACGAGACACACGTTCCGGGCGTAGTGGTCGCAATGAATCATGTGCGGTGGTTATGGTTTTCCGATAGGAAAGCACCCGACAAGGACCGGGAGCCCTTTTTTATCGCCCAGCCCAACGCTCGTCCTCGACGACAATGAGCGCTGTCAAGCGTGTTCATTGGACAAATATTTGCCTCCAGCTCCTGCAGGGTCCGGGCTCGGGCGATATGATTTACTGCACGGACTGCAACTGGCTAAGCAGTTGCTGAGTAGTTTCCGTTGATTTATGGTCCCGACGAAACTTATAAGGTTAGGGCGCCGGCTAAATGCTCTTCCATCACGGccttccgtggccgccgtAGTTGGCCTGCACTTGCGTGCCGGCTCCGTTACTGCGCCCGGTTGGATGATAAATCCAGCAACGGAGACGAAGGTCACAGGATTTCAATCCGCTTTAATGGGTTCCCATCGGTAGCCAGGATTAACACACAGGAGCCAGTCTCACCTTCTCCACCCGACATCGTCGCCGTCCAGTCCAGTGCTTTTCTGCGTTTTGCAAATCGAAATCCATCTTCCTTTCCCGGGTGGGGGACAAAGTATGCACAACATAacgtttgtgttttgtgtccGTCGCCTTCTAGTGCTCTCGGTTCGAACGGCGAACAAATCGTCGGCGTCTGTCGCGTCGCCCTGCGTGGCCACCCAGCGCCCCTGACGGTAGTAACGGGGACGGGATGTCAAAAGGATACTTTGTAAGGGAGCCAAAATGGAGCCCTTTAAACTGTTTGCCGTCCTTTATCGGTCGCTTCCGAATATTGACGTAACTGAATTCTGGTCTCactggtttttttgttgcgtggTTCGGTTTGCACAGCTTGGTCTTCTGCAGCTGATAAATCAGGTTGTACGAAGTAATACCCGGGCACTGAGCACTGACATTCGCTTACTCTTACTTCGATTGGAATGATAGTAACGAGTAATGAGAGCGCAGTCGTGGGTGcacaatttttcaaaatcgAGATTCTGCGTCTAGTGAGATGGAAACATTCTTTTTATGTTCTGATTGATCTAGATGGCATCATGGGTGATCTAGATGGCTCACGAACGTGCCAACGATACACGTTGAATGAATGTTCAGTTTCGGATGATTGATGTTTCGTTTATTTaacggttttattatttaatattaACATAATATTTGCACGTTTCTATCAAAGAAATGCAATGTTCTTAAAAATAATGtatccatttattttttgttgttgttcattcCGTATAATTTATCATTACTAAATTAAGATTGATGTGTCCGCTGAAGGCAGTTAACGGgaaattttaatcaacgaCGAAGTGAGAGTACATTTAATAAACTTCTTTTGAGGTTTTCTATAAAAGCGTACTTCTGCTCTCTGTCGTTCCCTGTCGATCTCTGCTGCATGCGATTACGGGCATCCCACACGCTCGAACGAGCGTTTAACAATTTCTTATCATACCTATTGGGGGAACCACTTATCATAAACCCaacaaaagtgtaaacaatCCAAAATCACACCCCACACCGGCAGTGGGCGATCACGATCATTGACTTAAGTACTGCGGTATTAGTGAGGTGATAAATTTCCCTCAGCAAATTACCATTTCCGGGCACGTAATTGATCGCTTTATAACGCATCACGCTGCCAGTCACTTCGAGGTGGGGTCtgacttttttcttcgttgcTTCCTTACTGCCCGAAAATCCCGaaaggacgaggacgaaaaatgtgtttatctTTTTAATCTCATCACATCTTTTAGCCTGACAATCGGTGTCTTGTCTTTACCGTTGGCATCGCCAtcgccccatcatcatcatcatccaccacCGCGCGCGCCTTGTCCCACTCTGAGGACCCAGCTTACCCATTCGGTTGATCCGAGTTGCGAAGCGACTGCTCGTCCACGGAAGCTAAGTATGTCCTCCCGCGGACTCGCGAGAGCGCAGCGCAGAGGAAATGAATGATGAAAGTTGCCTTCATTGAAGgttattattcatttttgcgccatttttcttccgacCACAGGGAAGGCTGCGATCCTTCGGAGCGTTTTGGCAGAACagccgtcaccgtcgccgagTGTCGAACGAGCGCGAGGGTGTCAGTGCGCCGTCATCGTGGGTCGTCGGAGGTCTCGTCGATGTACTGTCACGGGATGAGCGTGAAAAATTTATGTTGTAAACATTTATATCTTATTAtgtgtaaattatttataagCTGTAAGCACATTAAGAAACAGACGCTTCATTTACTTTACGCGGGCAAATGGCGGGATGAACCGGGTGCTCCCAGAAACCCTAGATCGTTACGGTTGCAGGCCATTACGAATATCTGGGCCAGAAAATTTGTCGGCGAGACCGGGACCCGCAAacgcttttcttcttcatttatTCATGTCTCTTCAATGGAAGCGAGACAGATTGTCATGCTCTCGAAGGCATCAAGAAGCACTCCTGCGTGTCGATTTTCGCGTGTCGCGGAATAAAGAAATGGGTTTTGACCTAATGTTTTTGAGTATAGGTTCATTGGTCGGTCAATTAGAACTAAATTAGAAACACAAATCAAgtgttttgaaattaacaaaaactTGAAAATTCGGAAAATACCTATGTGCCACGATGTTTCAGATCTACATAAGAAAATTCACATGTTAAAGAACTGTTcgataattattttatattcttaaagattttttattatcatccCAACCAATATTTGCCATATTTTTACTCACTACAatttatataaaaatattatttgccTTCAACGTGCAGTTTTCGAAGCGATTTCTTTTGCACCACCAGtgtcaacaaaataaataaaaccctTAAATGGACTCACTTCACTCACGTTCCGTACCGCGCGACTGCATTACGGAAAGGCAAACATATCGAATCGCATTAttgatattttaataattcttCTGAAAGGCACCAGTTTTTCGGTGCTGACTATCACCCGGAAAGCAAAGGTTTCCCAGAATGGAACGATAGCACCATAATCTGGTCCCACCTCGGGCCAGTCAATGCGCCCGCACCGCGGCGTATGTAATACCTGAgcaatgttttattaattaccCGATGGCAGCATTTGCATACACTTCGCATAATATAAACACACTTcccgcggaacggaaccggcggGAACGGATAGCTGAGTCGCGATGGATGTTGctaaatgcaataaaaacggAGGAATATCGGAGCGCTTTGGGGTGGTAgctcaaaatttaaaaacaatatttaagcGTACAACCGCACCGACGATGGGAACGGACGCTGCAGTTGTGCGCAGCAAATCCTCCGGGTCCGGCTCATTTGAA encodes the following:
- the LOC131210217 gene encoding regucalcin-like translates to MGERYQVETIPPFTELGEGPHWDIATQSLYYVSLSNGLIYRWDYAEQKVYGASIDGVQEASFIIPVKGHRECFVVGDMNRVTVIRWDGRSGKAAVWRELVTTDPKVAHNRLNDGKADPWGRLYFGTMLKEQLGDPFTKGTGHLYRYCDRTKKLVEQERNLFISNGLAWNRQTNKFYFVDSGANEIKEYDIDLEGNFTNGKTWYDFKVNGKSPGYFCDGMTIDVEGNLYVAMFDYYKVLKISPEKKILQEIKIPAQQVTSVAFGGPNLDELFVTTAAKLVREPQKDPAGALFRITGLGVKGLPMNEVVLEL